Proteins from one Romboutsia sp. CE17 genomic window:
- a CDS encoding BMC domain-containing protein produces the protein MLEEKQRLIQESVPGKQVTIAHIIANPREELYQKVGLAVKNRGSIGILNITPGETAIIAANIAIEYSKVSLAFVDRFSGSLVITGDLTSVESAINQILVTLKNTLNFFVTSITKS, from the coding sequence ATGTTAGAAGAAAAGCAAAGATTAATTCAAGAATCTGTTCCTGGAAAACAAGTAACAATTGCTCATATAATAGCTAATCCTAGAGAAGAGCTATATCAAAAGGTTGGACTTGCAGTTAAAAATAGAGGGTCTATAGGAATACTTAATATAACACCAGGTGAAACTGCTATAATAGCAGCAAATATTGCAATAGAATATTCGAAAGTTTCACTTGCTTTTGTAGATAGATTCAGTGGTTCCTTAGTTATTACAGGGGACTTAACATCAGTTGAGTCAGCAATAAATCAAATACTTGTAACTTTGAAGAATACCTTGAATTTTTTTGTTACATCTATAACTAAGTCTTAG
- a CDS encoding EutP/PduV family microcompartment system protein yields the protein MKKIIFMGKTGSGKTTLCQKLDDLELKYRKTQSVEIYNDSIDTPGEFIENRWMYASLATTAADAKVIALVYDCTQEENYIAPGFATMFCKEVIGIITKISKGDEKSIKLAYDRLKLAGVNRIFMIDTIDNLGIDELVEYIKSI from the coding sequence ATGAAGAAAATAATATTCATGGGGAAAACGGGTAGTGGGAAAACTACATTATGTCAAAAACTAGATGATTTAGAACTTAAATATAGAAAAACTCAATCTGTCGAAATATATAATGATTCAATTGATACTCCTGGTGAATTTATTGAAAATAGATGGATGTATGCATCACTAGCAACTACTGCAGCGGATGCAAAGGTTATAGCATTAGTATATGATTGTACTCAAGAAGAAAACTATATAGCACCAGGGTTTGCAACAATGTTTTGTAAAGAGGTAATAGGTATTATAACTAAAATATCTAAAGGGGATGAGAAATCTATTAAATTGGCATATGATAGATTAAAACTAGCTGGAGTTAATAGAATTTTTATGATAGATACAATAGACAATTTAGGAATAGATGAATTAGTTGAATATATAAAATCAATTTAA
- a CDS encoding cold shock domain-containing protein, which translates to MNGIVKWFNSEKGFGFISVEGGDDVFVHFSAIQGEGFKTLEEGQAVSFEIVEGARGPQAANVNRI; encoded by the coding sequence ATGAACGGAATAGTAAAATGGTTTAACAGCGAAAAAGGATTTGGATTCATATCTGTAGAAGGTGGAGATGACGTATTCGTACACTTCTCAGCTATACAAGGTGAAGGATTCAAAACATTAGAAGAAGGACAAGCAGTTAGCTTTGAAATAGTTGAAGGAGCTAGAGGTCCTCAAGCTGCTAACGTAAATAGAATATAA